One Pelomicrobium methylotrophicum DNA window includes the following coding sequences:
- a CDS encoding ATP-binding cassette domain-containing protein yields MEGVTLEVERLAYGYSDRVIGRDLSFCLKPGQVVCVLGPNGCGKTTLLRTVLGLLPPVAGQIRIEGIAVQRWRREALARTLGYVPQAHRGEFSFTVGEIVLMGRTAHLPLFGTPGRHDHEVAARVLQTLGIAHLVDRVYTRVSGGERQLALIGRALAQEPKLLVLDEPTANLDFGNQVLVLHQMRALAHQGIGILFSTHDPDQAFACANQVLMLRDGRLVCAGAPEAVITSDNLYRVYGVQVHVVDVAIGPGEVRKTCVPPLVASPSLPAVRAAAEKA; encoded by the coding sequence ATGGAAGGGGTGACGCTGGAAGTGGAGCGTCTCGCCTACGGCTATTCGGACCGGGTGATCGGGCGGGACCTCAGCTTCTGCCTCAAGCCCGGACAGGTGGTTTGCGTCTTGGGTCCCAACGGCTGCGGTAAAACGACGCTGTTGCGCACCGTGCTCGGGCTGCTGCCGCCCGTGGCGGGGCAGATCCGGATCGAAGGCATCGCCGTGCAACGCTGGCGCCGCGAGGCGCTGGCCCGAACCTTGGGCTACGTGCCCCAGGCCCACCGCGGCGAGTTCTCCTTCACCGTGGGCGAGATCGTGCTCATGGGCCGCACTGCCCACCTGCCGCTCTTCGGCACGCCCGGGCGCCACGATCACGAAGTCGCCGCGCGGGTCCTGCAGACCCTCGGCATCGCCCATCTGGTCGACCGGGTCTATACCCGGGTGAGCGGCGGGGAGCGACAGCTTGCCCTCATTGGAAGGGCGCTGGCCCAGGAGCCGAAGCTGCTGGTGTTGGACGAGCCCACGGCAAACCTCGATTTCGGCAATCAAGTGCTCGTGCTGCACCAGATGCGGGCGCTCGCCCACCAAGGGATCGGCATTCTGTTCTCCACCCACGATCCGGATCAGGCGTTCGCCTGCGCAAACCAGGTGCTGATGCTGCGCGACGGCCGCCTCGTCTGCGCCGGGGCGCCCGAGGCAGTCATCACCAGCGACAACCTGTACCGGGTCTACGGCGTCCAAGTTCACGTGGTGGATGTCGCGATCGGGCCGGGCGAGGTACGCAAGACCTGTGTGCCGCCGCTTGTCGCGTCGCCATCACTGCCGGCCGTTCGGGCTGCAGCGGAGAAAGCGTAA